One Oxobacter pfennigii DNA segment encodes these proteins:
- a CDS encoding PilN domain-containing protein, translated as MTGIKVRFKLIYARSNPMDDINLIPYEIRIREENYKKRIMYFTWSFVLIIFIAVITYLPIFLKNRAQNETSIIETEIAELSYIKNELESLKLQKERIQSTIEFFNDINKDNISSSDIINELSAMIPSDITVLEYNSTRDLINLDCTSKNQQSIAVFLSKLESSEKLHNVYISDIDSRYNNSQYNFSLYFNTVKTEEEQ; from the coding sequence TTGACTGGAATTAAAGTGAGATTTAAATTAATTTATGCAAGGAGTAATCCAATGGATGATATAAACCTCATTCCTTATGAAATACGAATAAGGGAAGAAAACTATAAAAAGAGGATAATGTATTTTACATGGTCTTTTGTTTTAATTATTTTTATAGCAGTAATTACTTATTTACCTATTTTTTTAAAGAATAGGGCTCAAAATGAAACCTCTATTATTGAAACAGAAATTGCAGAGCTTTCATATATAAAAAACGAATTGGAAAGCCTTAAGCTGCAAAAAGAAAGAATACAATCTACAATAGAATTTTTTAATGACATCAACAAGGATAACATTAGCTCCTCTGATATTATTAATGAATTATCAGCAATGATACCATCAGACATAACCGTTCTCGAATATAATTCAACACGAGATTTGATAAATCTTGACTGCACATCAAAAAACCAGCAGTCCATAGCGGTTTTTTTGAGTAAGCTTGAGAGCTCTGAAAAATTACATAATGTTTATATAAGCGATATCGACTCCCGGTACAATAATTCACAATACAATTTTTCACTATACTTCAATACAGTGAAAACAGAAGAGGAGCAGTGA
- a CDS encoding PilW family protein — protein sequence MKIVKKSNGYTLIELLCTISILSLVTAMSYEIYSYSLKAYKEYDITWEIQQDLRHALDAIAVDVRNADILSVAKGDWEDEGKSILTLNVKGKAVIIKWTYDSDKQRALYRIVNNSKNLIIRNIEDIAFDNKEGFLKISITTEKYGKTYNSSVVISKKVDKFQVNL from the coding sequence ATGAAAATCGTAAAAAAGAGCAATGGATACACCCTCATAGAATTGCTTTGCACAATTTCAATTCTTTCCTTGGTTACAGCCATGTCTTATGAAATTTATTCTTATTCTCTAAAAGCTTATAAGGAATACGATATAACCTGGGAGATTCAGCAGGATTTAAGGCATGCCTTAGATGCAATAGCCGTTGATGTGAGAAATGCCGATATTTTATCAGTAGCAAAGGGTGATTGGGAAGATGAAGGAAAGTCCATATTAACCCTAAATGTGAAAGGCAAAGCTGTAATAATAAAGTGGACATATGATAGCGACAAACAAAGGGCTTTATACCGTATAGTAAATAATTCAAAAAACCTTATAATCAGAAACATAGAGGATATTGCTTTTGATAATAAGGAAGGCTTTCTTAAAATATCAATAACCACTGAAAAGTACGGTAAAACATATAATTCTTCTGTAGTGATCTCAAAAAAGGTTGATAAATTTCAGGTGAATTTATGA
- a CDS encoding prepilin-type N-terminal cleavage/methylation domain-containing protein, with the protein MSKLKNKGFTLIELLYCTAILSIILIPLLNTFTLSLKNNKDAEVKSKTTDVAKSVMEYYKSNKNSGDMHISSFNKLKKVIFDIVKSSDTGSYATIYVFHNSEEDLVNSLNKYDFSIKGEGREDFEGMKNIGLRLDFDYAIKIILTVKEARIIKIDIAVWDRIQGEKSKVNLISLKGGY; encoded by the coding sequence ATGTCTAAGCTTAAAAATAAAGGCTTTACTCTTATAGAGCTTTTATATTGCACGGCAATTTTGAGTATAATCCTGATACCTCTTCTGAATACCTTCACCCTTTCGTTAAAAAACAACAAAGATGCGGAAGTAAAGAGTAAAACCACGGATGTTGCCAAAAGCGTCATGGAATATTATAAAAGCAATAAAAACTCAGGGGATATGCATATCTCCTCTTTTAACAAGCTTAAAAAAGTAATTTTTGATATTGTAAAGAGCAGCGATACTGGTTCCTATGCCACAATATATGTTTTTCATAATAGTGAGGAAGACCTTGTAAATTCCCTCAACAAATATGATTTTTCAATTAAGGGAGAAGGCAGAGAGGATTTTGAGGGAATGAAAAATATAGGGCTTCGCTTAGATTTCGACTATGCGATAAAGATAATATTAACAGTTAAAGAAGCAAGGATTATTAAAATAGATATAGCAGTTTGGGACAGGATACAGGGCGAAAAAAGCAAGGTAAACCTAATATCTTTAAAAGGCGGCTATTAA
- a CDS encoding pilus assembly FimT family protein, giving the protein MNKKKGMTLIELISAIAIISIITGISMPLFNNFSYKNQHTMLDIAAKELLSDLRLAQSKARSEGYTYHVYFNRTNNSYMIYSYKNSYDNVYKNKKLPAGIGFDNIYSTYKDNKVSFNSNGHAVPYPCTVSLTNNFKEFRKITITVGSYYISIRD; this is encoded by the coding sequence ATGAATAAGAAAAAGGGAATGACCTTAATAGAGCTCATATCGGCAATTGCCATAATAAGCATAATAACGGGAATAAGCATGCCCCTTTTCAATAATTTTTCCTATAAGAATCAGCATACAATGCTTGATATCGCAGCAAAAGAGCTTTTAAGTGATTTAAGGCTGGCACAATCAAAAGCCCGTTCGGAAGGGTATACCTATCATGTTTACTTTAATCGCACCAACAACAGCTACATGATATACAGCTATAAAAACAGCTATGATAATGTGTATAAAAATAAGAAACTTCCTGCCGGCATAGGATTCGATAATATATATTCAACATATAAGGATAACAAAGTATCCTTTAACAGCAATGGGCATGCTGTTCCTTATCCCTGCACCGTGTCTCTTACAAACAATTTTAAAGAGTTTAGAAAAATAACCATAACTGTGGGCAGCTATTATATAAGCATAAGGGATTGA